Proteins encoded together in one Sceloporus undulatus isolate JIND9_A2432 ecotype Alabama chromosome 4, SceUnd_v1.1, whole genome shotgun sequence window:
- the LOC121928879 gene encoding ankyrin repeat domain-containing protein 13C-like has product MTGEKLRSLRRDHKPSKEEGDLLGPGEEEEEEEEEEAEAGGGAFTGGKGKGGHRLFSNHHRLPLKAERGPLAATTAAATAAPAPATQFPVHECVFKGDVRRLSALIRTQGIGQKDSHGEGGGGREEGPLLPHLPLVLGPRHTLQQ; this is encoded by the coding sequence ATGACCGGAGAGAAGCTGCGCTCGCTGCGCAGGGACCATAAGCCCAGCAAGGAGGAAGGGGACCTGCTGGGgcctggagaggaagaggaggaagaggaggaggaggaagccgagGCCGGAGGGGGCGCCTTCACCGGCGGCAAAGGCAAAGGCGGCCACCGCCTCTTCAGCAACCACCACCGGCTGCCCCTCAAGGCCGAGAGAGGCCCCTTGGCGGCGACGACGGCGGCGGCCACAGCGGCCCCTGCCCCGGCCACGCAGTTCCCCGTCCACGAGTGCGTCTTCAAGGGGGACGTCCGGCGGCTCTCGGCCCTCATCCGCACGCAGGGCATCGGCCAGAAGGACAGCCACGGTgagggaggcggaggcagagaaGAGGGGCCTCTTCTTCCCCACCTTCCTCTGGTCCTGGGTCCAAGACACACGCTGCAGCAATAA